The window TTTTGAAGTCTTTTATTTTCTTTTAAGAGGTCTGTTTCTGTTTTTCTTGAAGACGATGTTGAAGAGAGTATTTTCTTTAGCCAATTTCTGATCGACATCTCAGAAACACCTAGCTCCTG is drawn from Bacteriovorax sp. BAL6_X and contains these coding sequences:
- a CDS encoding transposase; the encoded protein is MTKKKNSYTDEFKQNAVELSKELGIIKAAQELGVSEMSIRNWLKKILSSTSSSRKTETDLLKENKRLQ